NNNNNNNNNNNNNNNNNNNNNNNNNNNNNNNNNNNNNNNNNNNNNNNNNNNNNNNNNNNNNNNNNNNNNNNNNNNNNNNNNNNNNNNNNNNNNNNNNNNNNNNNNNNNNNNNNNNNNNNNNNNNNNNNNNNNNNNNNNNNNNNNNNNNNNNNNNNNNNNNNNNNNNNNNNNNNNNNNNNNNNNNNNNNNNNNNNNNNNNNNNNNNNNNNNNNNNNNNNNNNNNNNNNNNNNNNNNNNNNNNNNNNNNNNNNNNNNNNNNNNNNNNNNNNNNNNNNNNNNNNNNNNNNNNNNNNNNNNNNNNNNNNNNNNNNNNNNNNNNNNNNNNNNNNNNNNNNNNNNNNNNNNNNNNNNNNNNNNNNNNNNNNNNNNNNNNNNNNNNNNNNNNNNNNNNNNNNNNNNNNNNNNNNNNNNNNNNNNNNNNNNNNNNNNNNNNNNNNNNNNNNNNNNNNNNNNNNNNNNNNNNNNNNNNNNNNNNNNNNNNNNNNNNNNNNNNNNNNNNNNNNNNNNNNNNNNNNNNNNNNNNNNNNNNNNNNNNNNNNNNNNNNNNNNNNNNNNNNNNNNNNNNNNNNNNNNNNNNNNNNNNNNNNNNNNNNNNNNNNNNNNNNNNNNNNNNNNNNNNNNNNNNNNNNNNNNNNNNNNNNNNNNNNNNNNNNNNNNNNNNNNNNNNNNNNNNNNNNNNNNNNNNNNNNNNNNNNNNNNNNNNNNNNNNNNNNNNNNNNNNNNNNNNNNNNNNNNNNNNNNNNNNNNNNNNNNNNNNNNNNNNNNNNNNNNNNNNNNNNNNNNNNNNNNNNNNNNNNNNNNNNNNNNNNNNNNNNNNNNNNNNNNNNNNNNNNNNNNNNNNNNNNNNNNNNNNNNNNNNNNNNNNNNNNNNNNNNNNNNNNNNNNNNNNNNNNNNNNNNNNNNNNNNNNNNNNNNNNNNNNNNNNNNNNNNNNNNNNNNNNNNNNNNATAATTTTTAAAAACATAGTCATTCTTAAATATTTTTTGAATAAATAATTATTTTTAAATTTAATCAACTGAAAATAATATCCGTACAATTGTGTGAGTCAAATTCTTGTTTTATTGATGCATGTTATATATTAATGTTGCATGTTTTAGGTAACATTTTAATGATGCACGTTTTTAAAAATTTCAATTATTAAAATTATGCACGTAAGGATAACTCATGAGTTTTTTTGGTTGATTAAATGACATTATGTCCAAATTTATTTAAGGATATATTTCATTAAGGTAACTGAAAAAGACAAACAATAAAATAGGAAGTTTAAATTCATTTAAGCATATTTCATTAATGTAACTGAAAAGACAAATAATAAATTAGACAGTTTTATTCGTTTTAGGATATTTCATAAATGCAACTGAAAAAGACAAGCAAAACAAAAAGAGAATTTAATTAATGAAGTAAAAACATTTTCAAATGGGTACTTCTCTCTTAATAATATAGATGAAATAGCTTTAGAAAGCTTTTATTGAAATGCTAGAAACTAAAGAGAAGGACGAAGATTCAGTTGTCACCAAGTATCAAATAACTATTGATTGTTTTTCATAAACTTATACATATTTATCAAGGCATGTGTATTGTAGTAGCAATAAGATTTTCACTTTAGCTAGTATGCTAAACATTAGTGTAAGAGGTTTTGTTTATGGGTTTTAGCAGAAACAATTCGAACAACCATTCTTTCAGGCAGACAATTTGCATAAGAGGAATAACATGTTCAGTCAATACTTAACAAGAAGAAACTTTCAGAATCTAACATTAAATCATTCAGGAAATAATCACCTGACTTATTGTACTATTGTACATCTTGAGTCCATCAATCAAAATGTTCCGAGATTTCAGTTAAAGCTATAAGAAAATTTCGGAAAACCAAAAACAGAACTCTCTGAACTAAATTGGATCACAGAGTAGAAAGAATTCAAATTCCACAAAAGAAGTTAACTATCAGCTTGAAGAGTCTTCTGCAAGCAAATCGAAACAACCATCGGACCAGCCAAGTCCCCCAGCGCGCACCCTGCATTAAATAAACAAATACACATCAATCATCGTTACAAAATGTGAAAACTTCCATCAAGTTATCATCAATAACAGTTGAGCTTACCGATCCATTGGCCCATGGAGGGACGGATGAGACAAGAGCAGATGCCAGCTCCAATGGCAGCAAAAACTAAGGAAGCACCACATCTTACTGTGATTCCCACAACTTTGTTTCCAAGATCCTTTGCTTGCTCTGATATCACGACTTGCTCCCCTTCTTCTTCCACATCCACGGGTTTAACATACCGTGACACACATCTGTAGATCTCTATGCCTACTTGGACTGTCCATGATGCTGCAATCCCAAGAAAGTGTCCTGCGTAAACCCCACCAATGACACAACATATATATGTAAGCTTAAGGAGATTGCTCATGTAAGATAGAGAGAACGAGCTTTTGATGATCAAACCTCTAAGAGTTGTCTGGCTGACTTTATAGATGTATACATGTGTGGGCCAGCCTCTACCAGCTTTGCGTAAAGTTGACTGAGGCACATCTGCATTTATACATAGTTATTAGTCCACATGATCAGTTAACCGAGCTAATTGTTCTGTTCTACTAACTTTTATGTTATATATTATTATTCTGTAATGATTGTTGTTGGGAAGCAAAGTAATAGAAGATGATGTGTTACCCTTTAGAATTTTCCATGCCATACGCTGCGAGACATAACTAACAGCCACCCTTTCAAGAACTCTCCTAGTAGTCACAACTGTGGTCTGAATCATATACACACCCAACATTAACAGTTACAAATCATGAAGCAACCATCGATGCGTATTGTTCACAGTTTCAGCCTCTCAACTAACCTCACGTGCAATCTGCTTGGCAGATTTTTTAAGAGGAACAATCAAGTCTACACGGCGTTGTTCTTCGGGACCATTGTTTAGGAAATCATCATCATCGTCCTCTGAAGCAGGGTTAGCCTCCAAAAGAGGAAGATAGAACATGAGGAGGGATCTCACCGTGGTCATCGCAAGCGCCCTGAACTCAAAGGCCGAGAAAAGCGGCTTTGGCTGGATACTGTAAACCTTAGAGCTAGGAATGTATGTTGGCGGTTGAAGCTGCAAAGCATCAGCAGACACTTTTCGTATAGCGGCAAGGTAAGCATCATCAATCCCAGCTGCTGCAGCATCACAGTACGCAACTCGAGGCTCAAAGGAACTGTATAACAGAAACAGTTTTTTGAATCAATTTTTTTTTTTTTTTGAATAACTAGGAGGTTCGGGCAAAAGCTGAAGACTTTCTTATTCAATCTAAACCCTAATCACGAACAAAACAAACTGAGAGATTTAATCAAAATCCAATTACACTTATCTATATCCATCCAATCAAATAGAAAGCAGAGAATCAAATCAATATAAAGAGGAGAAGAGAAGAGGAGACGTACCCGAAGAGAAACCTAGACGCGAAGGGAGCACTGGCGGCAGCGGAAACGGCGGCGGCAGAAGCGACGACGGAGGCGGGAGACAGAGACGACGATGAGTGGATACGGTGCGTGTTATGAGATTTCTTGAGTAGATCTAAGACTATAGCTATTCCCGCCATTACTACGAGGCTAGACGAATCTCTCGGTGTCTCTCAATCAGAAGAAGAAAGAAAGTGTAAACCTTCGCTTGCTTGTTGTGGATTTTCTCTTATTACAGCTTCTTCCCGTTAAAATAATTTTTTTCTCGAGGACAAAAAAAAAAGATTCTGAAAAGACAAGAGAGTTATGTTGACTTTTCTTTTTGATATTGTTCCGTTGGCCCATAATATCACTAAACCGACCCATTAATAAAACCTTCCCACAGGGAATGAAAATGCATGAGGCAAACAAAAAAAAAGGAGTCTCTCATCCCTCTGTTCTCTCTCTCTCTCAAAACTTTTCAGGGAGGAGAAGACGAGAGTACTCAAGTCTTTTTGTTTGTCTGATCTTTGGATCAGATGTTTGTTTCTGGGAAGCGGTGGTTCCCATATCTTCGCCGGCTTTTAATTCCGAGAAATGGTGACCCTCTTCACTTTTTTCGTCGGGGTTCTCCTAGTTCCGTTATGATCAACGTTTCTAGTGTTTCTGTGCTCAATCGATTCTATTTCTTAACCTTCCCTTGCTTATTCCTTTCTTTCGATAAGGTGGTTTTCATCTTCGGACTTTTCCTCTATCAATAAAAATGATCGGAGTGCATGCACGGATCGCGAAGGTCTGGGTTCGATTGATGTCGATTGGTTTCTTTTTGAAGCGGTTGATTTGTCAGACTAGACTCCTCGGCTGACTTAGGTGGAGAACCATTCGGTTTGAACGGGTTTTCTCTGAGTTGGGCTTTGCAGTAGGCGGAGCTCCGTCGTGACGCTTTTATGGCATCAGAAGGTGTCGCAGATTCATGCGTGTCTATTGATTTCAAGGCAATCAAACACATGGTGAAAGCTTGATGTTTTTTTCTCCAACTGTTTTTGTCTATGGGCTGACGGCCCATAGTTCATTTGTTTAGTTTGGTCCATTTGTTTGGGAGCTTTTTCGTTTTGGGCCGTTTATTTTGGATTAATTAGGCTTTCAATTGGTCTTTTGCTTGTAAAGTATGTTGGGCATTGTCTTGTTGGACTTTGACCCATTTAATAAATTTCAATGCAAGGAGAAACAAGTAGACATAAAACATCATTTCACCATTTTATTCTGAGAACTCAAAGTATATTTCTGTCGAAAACAGAGATTACAATGGAATTACAGAGAAAGCTATCTTAAATCTCCTAGGAAAAACAAGCCCAAGCCACAAGGCTCCAACTAACCAACTAACTCTCTCTATTACAATTTCATCTATTTATATTATCTTTCTTAGTGTAACCGTTTCTCTTCTCACTTCATGTGGACAGCTCATT
This genomic interval from Brassica oleracea var. oleracea cultivar TO1000 chromosome C2, BOL, whole genome shotgun sequence contains the following:
- the LOC106324964 gene encoding uncharacterized protein LOC106324964 isoform X2, with the translated sequence MAGIAIVLDLLKKSHNTHRIHSSSSLSPASVVASAAAVSAAASAPFASRFLFGSFEPRVAYCDAAAAGIDDAYLAAIRKVSADALQLQPPTYIPSSKVYSIQPKPLFSAFEFRALAMTTVRSLLMFYLPLLEANPASEDDDDDFLNNGPEEQRRVDLIVPLKKSAKQIARETTVVTTRRVLERVAVSYVSQRMAWKILKDVPQSTLRKAGRGWPTHVYIYKVSQTTLRGHFLGIAASWTVQVGIEIYRCVSRYVKPVDVEEEGEQVVISEQAKDLGNKVVGITVRCGASLVFAAIGAGICSCLIRPSMGQWIGCALGDLAGPMVVSICLQKTLQADS
- the LOC106324964 gene encoding uncharacterized protein LOC106324964 isoform X1, with the translated sequence MAGIAIVLDLLKKSHNTHRIHSSSSLSPASVVASAAAVSAAASAPFASRFLFGSFEPRVAYCDAAAAGIDDAYLAAIRKVSADALQLQPPTYIPSSKVYSIQPKPLFSAFEFRALAMTTVRSLLMFYLPLLEANPASEDDDDDFLNNGPEEQRRVDLIVPLKKSAKQIARETTVVTTRRVLERVAVSYVSQRMAWKILKDVPQSTLRKAGRGWPTHVYIYKVSQTTLRGLIIKSSFSLSYMSNLLKLTYICCVIGGVYAGHFLGIAASWTVQVGIEIYRCVSRYVKPVDVEEEGEQVVISEQAKDLGNKVVGITVRCGASLVFAAIGAGICSCLIRPSMGQWIGCALGDLAGPMVVSICLQKTLQADS